A region of the Arctopsyche grandis isolate Sample6627 chromosome 10, ASM5162203v2, whole genome shotgun sequence genome:
gctgaaatgacgtccctgattgtttgctaccgaaagtaaaagccgcttttatgccgcattcttttatgatgcattctatgacaaggattaaaacgaaatatacaatgtaatttatggatctattttgcttttgccatttttcttgtacctaaatttgtttattcccatttttgaaaattttatttattttttgcccttgatttttagcgtgatggaaagaagaaaattttgttatatgggggggggggacaaatttttttaaccctgggtaggggccccctttgactcctggcatgcactgatttcagtcccagtccgccactgtaggtatgaacagacctttattcgGAAAACCAACAATTAAAAAACCCAGAAGAAACAACTTGCGCTAATCGAATACattagttatatataaaaatgaatgtgtctgtgtgtcttgaataggctgctaaaccactgaaccgattacgatgaaactttcaggatttgttgtgtgcatgtccagGAAGATTATTGTgcaaaaaaacgggaatgagtgtcattgcaatgcaataatttcaaatgtgttcgttacctgcatttttccaacaaatgggaacgggaacgagaacgggaatgggaattgcatgcgttattatggcattgcaacgcatgccggggttcagctagttagtTATAAAATTGTCTTACGTAAAAAAACGGATTGGGTTTGTAGTTACACCAAGATTCTGAATTTTTTCTTGGCAGATTTGACAATACTAGTTATTTAGACATTGGTCTGATTAGTAAATTTAGGGCAAAAAACCGAGTACTTGGTACACAAtcttaaatcaattttattaacaaatccTAGGTTTATTTTTACTTGATGATGTTGTAGCGAAGCGTAATAATTAGTTTTTGACTGTGAAGTGTACATCATGAAACTAgacaagtatttttattttacttgaatctcaaaattctatatatggaatcatatatacctacatatatacatataatcataatTTACTTGACTCAAATGTCtggtttttttatttgtaaaattacttTCATTGtgctttaaaagaaaaaaaaaagagtaaagGGGTTATTTTGCACATTGCGAACGCGCACAAGACAGTGGTTGCCACAAAAATTGCAAATACAGAATacttggcactcaagttctcgttaataTAATAGTTCGTAAGGGTTGCTCTCAatgaatggaattttcgggtgccagatgttccgtgatcgagattttagtgacgtgtgcgagattgcTTTGTGCGAAACAATCAcggaaccaaaaaaaaaagattttgacACTGAAAAATAATGacagaatacaaaaaaataaatttaaacgggTTTGCTTACAAATGATTGAAAACCACCCAGCTGCAtactcatttcgattgaatttcataatgtacgaaagacgagatattcatggggttgcgcaaaTGATatttcgatgtatgtatgtacattggtgattggaaattcttaaaattgagttggatctttctggcaagtttaaaatggcaaaagccgagacaaaagtatgaaatgagcatgcgcccgcttggtttgcaatcgtttgtagcgcaggAAATTTAAACATGGTCAATTTattcgggtctacctcacgggcccgaaagtgaaacgcccgaaaacgcaaatatcggaaggcaaagatcgaaaatcgaaagatcttaagtcgaaagataaaaaaaagggtacatggtaaacggtactatgtatatataatatatatgagtggcatgcggtgaaattatctctctttttgtcatacagccttgtttaatgtgcgcgcgcagaatacgggaggaaaagcctgttcctcttgttcctgttgtatcctgctcgcgcaaattaagtgagtatgtaccgtttaccatgcacccttttttatctttcgacttaagatctttcgatttttgatctttgcgttttcgggcgtttcattttcgggcccgtgagcagagaaatgtaatattaatagaagtggctttatgtgttcttttgttgtcaagtgacattctgtccacggacagatctaaataattttagcatcagtcgtatttgacgttTGGTgttcgacgtacatatgtccgataaaaacttctctgtttgtttatattactcgcaagatgggcaagcatcggcaaaaattgcacaatacattcaaaaacacacaataaacaacatgggatacatttttataaataaattgatccgatttatagagacgtaccgcataaagttgacaacaattatttattcgtaagggcccctctattcttatcaCATCTCTctgcccgtgagggagaccgaatttattcatatgtGATTGAAACCGCATTTAGATCGGCTATGATCGAATGAAATTTAATCGCAATTTGAattgaaacaaatcaaaatctGCAATTTGCATGAAATAAAATGCACAAATGGatgagataataaaaataagggaAATGTCTAGTAGtaggattgaaaataaaaaaaataaaatagcatgcGGAAGACAAGCAATGTGCGTGTGTGGCAGTGGTGTGAGTGAACGTGTAGACGCACGTGGTCGTCCTTTCGTGTGTGGCCGCGGACCGGAAAACACCTGGAAGGAAAGAAGGAAACCGTTTCTTCTCTTCACTCGCCCACTCTTCATTCGTTCAAATGGCTTTCACATTCGAGAACAACCCGAAGGGTCTGGAGAAGCTGAACGGCTTCTTGGCTGACAAAAGTTTCCTTTCTGGGTAACCTACGATTGCGCATTCCCATtcccccccacccccacccccacacACACTTCTTTTGCAACTGTCATAcccgtttcatttttattctattttaaccAATAGCCGTATCGGATGATCTCTATTTCATAATTCATTCAAAAGTCGATTTTTCTTTGCCATATCGCGTCCAACGCATCGCCATTTCGTATTTTGCTTGTAATAATAGAATTTGATCACGTCTGTACATGCATTTTCTTCTCGGAgacagtatgtataatatattaaaaaaaaaacaaacacgaGTATATAATACACGCTAGTTTGGAATGAAATTcgctattaaaaattttaatacacaactacttcaataaaaatttcacgACTACTCAGCTATCTTGCCAGTTCAATTCAATGTCGTCTATTTCTAGAtgtaaacaatattatatataaaaaattgtaaattatattaaagtttgttaaattggctaaaaagtAAATAGATAAAATCTAGTCTTTGATTTTATGTTTTACGTATCATTCTTAGTGAGCAATCCCTGGGAAACTTAGCATTGGTGCTGGAggcattaaaaagttatttaagagggctgtacacccgaaaccttaattttgttgccgttcctttcttctatatatatattgagtgaatgcgacaatatatatcaatatatatattgagtgaatgcgacaattgcgcttcgaccagataaaacgtattttaaatcgacaaaatcgaggtttcgtattcccctattttctcctccgaaactggaccaatttaaaaaaaaatttcatcatcggtatgagaaagatattttctgtgcaactatgcgcgtattttttttttaaatcgaccgttaaataagcacgctggactcttttcgtgggtgtaaaaaagaggcgattttatagatgtttggcggcacctagctcctataaaaaaataactaatcaaaaaaataaaacgataaatgcatcccaatggtggatatccatagcatattaaaaaataatttctctagtgtcataattgaggaagggagaagtgtaatacgtttgtatggacaaagcgctagtgtccagccctcttaataggcaataataatacatatactaaatttttcattattagttCATAAAAATCAGCTCCCAAAATTAGTTTTCTGTAAGTTGATACCCAGCCAAATCACTCTTAGATTCACAAATTTATCAAACCTCATCAAAACtctttggaaaatataattgCAAAATGAATAATGCTTGGTATCAAGTatcattaaacatttttttgaattttcagtTATCAACCATCGAAAGCAGACACTAGTGTCTATGATAACCTAGGAAATGCTCCAGCCAAGACATTCATCAACATCTTGAGGTGGTACAACAATATCGCTTCTTACTCCCAGGCAGAGCGATCAAGCTTCACCGGACAACCTTGGTCGGTGAAGGGAGAAGCTAAGAAACCTGCCGCAGCTCCCGCTAAGGCAGCAGCACCAGCCGATGACGACGATGTAGACCTATTCGCTTCGGACGAAGATGAGGTTCGTACTGAtacgtttatatttttcaaataaatgtcATTCGTAAAAATagttaatgtaatttatttttttcaatagaatGCTGATGCGGCGGCAGTTAGGGAACAGAGATTAAAGGAATACGCAGAAAAGAAATCTAAAAAACCCGCCCTCATTGCAAAATCCTCGATCGTCCTAGATGTCAAACCTTGGGACGATGAAACCGACATGAAAGAAATGGAAAAAGTTGTTAGGGCTATTACCATGGACGGTCTCATTTGGGGCGCGTCAAAACTAGTACCAGTTGGATACGGAATCCACAAATTACAAGTTATGTGTGTCGTAGAAGACGACAAAGTATCCATAGATCTTCTCACCGATATTATCCAAGAACACGAAGAATTAGTTCAATCTGTTGATATTGCTGCTTTTAATAagatttaagtttaatttatgatttttggTCCACcgtttttaaattcatatacaatttaattcataaataaatcttttattaaactttttgcGCCATCTCTTTTACATCCCTTgttccatatattatatatgtacatatatatattttgaaaacttaataaataatccatggTAACCGAATTTTCCAAAACAATTCACAGCAAGCTTGTAAATGCGTCTTATACGCAAGTCCTCAACTTTCGTACAAATGAGGTTTTTACAGAAAAAGGAAATTCAACTgatctacaaaatattaataagatGCAAATTGTAGAGAAGAAGCTTGTAATGAAACATTATTGTGGCTAACAGTCAAAAAAATCGATGAAACTTTCATGCGACTTGGAA
Encoded here:
- the eEF1beta gene encoding elongation factor 1-beta, with amino-acid sequence MAFTFENNPKGLEKLNGFLADKSFLSGYQPSKADTSVYDNLGNAPAKTFINILRWYNNIASYSQAERSSFTGQPWSVKGEAKKPAAAPAKAAAPADDDDVDLFASDEDENADAAAVREQRLKEYAEKKSKKPALIAKSSIVLDVKPWDDETDMKEMEKVVRAITMDGLIWGASKLVPVGYGIHKLQVMCVVEDDKVSIDLLTDIIQEHEELVQSVDIAAFNKI